In Rhodococcus sp. OK302, one genomic interval encodes:
- a CDS encoding TetR/AcrR family transcriptional regulator C-terminal domain-containing protein: protein MATEAVPAARATRESGKQTRQALFDAATALFLEHGECVSIAQICAAAGAHPNQVTYYYGSKEKLFVEVACSAVLRVGKRAEIDAADAHTVGDYAEKLVGSLLGPGAPSVEIFVEAMIMTGRRGELRTLISDTLRTLHTSGETALLRTLVRTGWQLRAGIDVESKAFWSAIFGLVIQKTATGESFGYSLEEAVAVIFATLQIPDAVLNSSMG, encoded by the coding sequence ATGGCTACTGAGGCAGTACCGGCAGCGCGTGCGACGCGTGAATCCGGCAAGCAGACCCGCCAGGCACTTTTCGACGCGGCCACTGCACTGTTTCTCGAGCACGGCGAGTGCGTGTCCATTGCCCAGATCTGCGCGGCCGCCGGAGCCCACCCCAACCAGGTGACGTACTACTACGGCTCCAAAGAAAAGCTCTTTGTCGAGGTTGCCTGCTCCGCCGTCCTGCGCGTCGGAAAGCGAGCAGAGATTGATGCCGCCGACGCCCATACCGTCGGGGACTACGCCGAGAAGTTGGTTGGTTCCCTACTCGGTCCGGGAGCTCCGAGCGTCGAAATTTTTGTCGAAGCCATGATCATGACGGGCCGCCGCGGCGAACTGCGCACCCTCATCTCCGATACCTTGCGGACGCTGCATACATCGGGCGAAACCGCCTTGCTCCGCACTTTGGTCCGCACCGGTTGGCAACTGCGTGCGGGCATCGACGTCGAGTCCAAGGCCTTCTGGTCTGCGATCTTCGGCCTCGTCATCCAGAAGACGGCCACCGGCGAGAGTTTCGGCTACTCGCTCGAGGAAGCGGTTGCCGTCATCTTCGCCACCCTTCAGATCCCTGATGCCGTACTCAACAGCTCAATGGGTTGA
- a CDS encoding class I adenylate-forming enzyme family protein, with protein sequence MNIVRVFDSNTAKSPDKPFLISGGRGHTYQQVHDGSRRAAGYLATLGVKHGDRVALMCFNTPGFVYAMLGAWRLGAVVVPINHKMQTPEVAYVLEHAKVSVCVFDGELAPIVSRLETTAKLVSTDSAAKGFDFFDDAIVVADAVDGVEIDENDPAEILYTSGTTGAPKGCVHSHRNVVGVAITAGLAVSTTRDERLLMAVPIWHASPLNNWFMSTLYMGGTVVLLREYHPVKFLETVQEQRITLCFGPPVIYTTALNMVPNFADYNLGSVRAWLYGGGPIGADVARRLVESYGTTEFRQVYGMTETGPVGTVLYPEEQLTKAGSIGKFALAAVDLRLVGEDGKDVAPEQIGEIWLRADTVMLGYLDDPEATAAAFADGGWYRTGDLARADSDGYLFIVDRAKDMIITGGENVYSKEVEDVISGHPDVIDVAVVGKPNVEWGETVVAHVVWREPGVIDADDIKTYLSDKLARYKIPREVVFTSVLPRTPTGKIQKHLIRSAS encoded by the coding sequence ATGAACATCGTTCGTGTATTCGACAGCAATACCGCCAAGTCGCCGGACAAACCGTTCTTGATCTCGGGCGGCCGGGGGCATACGTATCAGCAGGTTCACGACGGAAGTCGTCGTGCTGCCGGGTATCTGGCAACTCTGGGCGTCAAGCATGGTGACCGAGTTGCGTTGATGTGCTTCAACACTCCGGGTTTTGTGTACGCGATGCTCGGCGCTTGGCGTCTGGGCGCCGTTGTGGTTCCGATCAACCACAAGATGCAGACACCTGAAGTTGCGTACGTTCTCGAACACGCGAAGGTGTCGGTGTGTGTTTTCGACGGTGAACTGGCACCGATTGTCAGCCGCCTCGAAACGACGGCCAAGCTGGTCAGTACAGACTCCGCAGCCAAGGGCTTCGACTTCTTCGACGACGCCATTGTTGTTGCCGACGCAGTGGACGGTGTCGAGATCGATGAAAATGATCCCGCTGAAATCCTCTACACCTCGGGAACTACCGGCGCACCGAAGGGTTGCGTGCACAGTCACCGAAATGTAGTGGGAGTAGCCATCACTGCCGGTTTGGCAGTCTCGACCACTCGCGACGAGCGACTGCTGATGGCCGTGCCGATCTGGCACGCCTCACCACTGAACAACTGGTTCATGTCGACGCTGTACATGGGTGGAACCGTTGTTCTGCTGCGCGAATACCATCCGGTCAAGTTTCTGGAAACGGTTCAGGAACAGCGGATTACGCTGTGCTTCGGTCCGCCCGTCATCTACACCACCGCACTGAACATGGTGCCCAATTTTGCCGACTACAACCTCGGAAGCGTCCGCGCCTGGCTGTACGGAGGCGGTCCCATCGGCGCCGATGTTGCACGGCGACTGGTGGAGTCCTACGGCACCACCGAGTTCCGTCAGGTGTACGGCATGACCGAAACCGGCCCCGTCGGAACTGTGCTGTACCCCGAAGAGCAGTTGACCAAGGCCGGCTCCATCGGAAAGTTTGCACTCGCCGCTGTGGATCTGCGTCTGGTCGGCGAAGACGGCAAAGACGTTGCGCCCGAGCAGATCGGCGAGATCTGGCTGCGCGCCGACACCGTCATGCTGGGCTACCTCGACGATCCCGAAGCCACTGCTGCAGCCTTCGCGGACGGCGGTTGGTACCGCACCGGCGATCTCGCTCGAGCGGATTCAGACGGCTATCTCTTCATCGTGGACCGCGCCAAGGACATGATCATCACCGGCGGCGAGAACGTCTACTCCAAGGAAGTGGAGGACGTGATCTCGGGTCACCCCGACGTGATCGACGTAGCCGTAGTCGGCAAGCCCAACGTGGAGTGGGGCGAAACCGTTGTCGCGCACGTCGTGTGGCGTGAACCCGGCGTCATCGATGCCGACGACATCAAGACCTACCTCTCGGACAAGCTGGCACGCTACAAGATTCCGCGTGAAGTTGTCTTCACGTCAGTTCTCCCGCGTACGCCGACAGGCAAGATCCAGAAGCACCTCATTCGCAGTGCGAGCTGA
- a CDS encoding amino acid ABC transporter ATP-binding protein — translation MTSSELKSVSLTGQDLHLSFGANKVLRGVNLHVDAGNTVTVIGPSGSGKSTLLRVLNRLHEPEKGDVLLGGKSVLQDNPDHLRQRIGMVFQHFNLFPHKTVAENISLGPRKLKGLSKEAARSLALEQLELVGLREKADSRPGNLSGGQQQRVAIARALAMKPEVMFFDEATSALDPELVKGVLALMADLAKSGMTMVVVTHEMGFARSVSDKVLFMDRGAVVETGTPEQLFDDPATDRLQAFLSQVL, via the coding sequence ATGACCAGCTCAGAACTGAAATCCGTATCCCTCACCGGCCAGGATCTGCACCTGTCCTTCGGCGCCAACAAGGTGCTTCGCGGCGTCAACCTGCACGTCGACGCCGGCAATACCGTCACCGTCATCGGTCCGTCGGGTTCGGGTAAATCGACGCTCCTCCGCGTACTGAACCGTCTGCACGAACCCGAGAAGGGCGACGTCCTGCTCGGCGGAAAGTCTGTGCTGCAAGACAATCCGGATCATCTGCGCCAGCGCATCGGCATGGTGTTCCAACACTTCAATCTGTTCCCCCACAAGACCGTGGCCGAGAACATCTCCTTGGGACCGCGCAAACTCAAGGGACTGTCCAAGGAAGCCGCTCGCTCGTTGGCACTCGAACAACTCGAGTTGGTAGGCCTGCGAGAGAAGGCCGATTCGCGTCCGGGCAATCTGTCCGGCGGCCAGCAGCAGCGGGTGGCAATCGCCCGGGCATTGGCCATGAAACCCGAGGTCATGTTCTTCGACGAGGCCACCTCTGCTCTGGATCCCGAACTGGTCAAGGGAGTCCTGGCCCTGATGGCGGATCTCGCGAAATCCGGCATGACCATGGTCGTCGTAACCCACGAAATGGGCTTCGCGCGTTCGGTTTCCGACAAGGTGCTGTTCATGGATCGCGGCGCGGTTGTCGAAACAGGAACGCCGGAGCAGCTTTTCGATGATCCGGCAACAGATCGCTTGCAGGCGTTCTTGTCGCAAGTCCTTTAG
- a CDS encoding response regulator transcription factor has product MTEPIKVLLADDENLIRSALAMMLSLEDDIVVVVEAESGEAAVVAATKFRPDVAVLDLQMAGIDGIETAQEIAKSVPGCRSIIVTSHGRPGYLKKALAAGVRGFLPKTTSATTLAEVVRSVHSGGRYVDPSLAAEAIGAGDSPLTPREADVLEYAADGASIEQIASRAHLSAGTTRNYLSSAVTKLGAANRHEAAVIARRQGWI; this is encoded by the coding sequence GTGACCGAGCCGATCAAGGTACTGCTGGCCGACGACGAAAATCTCATCCGCTCTGCCCTCGCGATGATGTTGTCCCTCGAGGACGACATCGTTGTTGTGGTGGAGGCGGAATCGGGTGAAGCGGCTGTAGTTGCCGCGACAAAATTTCGGCCTGATGTGGCTGTTCTGGACCTGCAGATGGCCGGTATCGACGGCATCGAAACAGCTCAGGAGATTGCAAAATCCGTGCCGGGATGTAGGTCGATCATCGTGACCAGTCACGGACGTCCGGGTTATCTGAAAAAGGCACTCGCAGCGGGGGTTCGAGGATTTCTTCCCAAGACAACGTCCGCAACCACTCTCGCCGAGGTTGTTCGTAGCGTTCATTCCGGGGGGCGGTACGTCGACCCGTCGCTGGCCGCCGAGGCCATCGGTGCGGGTGACTCGCCGCTCACGCCGCGCGAAGCCGACGTGCTCGAGTATGCGGCCGATGGGGCCTCAATCGAGCAGATTGCTTCCCGCGCGCACCTGTCGGCCGGGACCACGCGCAACTACTTGTCCTCGGCCGTCACCAAACTCGGTGCGGCAAATCGGCATGAAGCTGCGGTGATCGCCCGCCGTCAGGGTTGGATTTAG
- a CDS encoding ABC transporter substrate-binding protein/permease: protein MLSSVSAKIRSVAALLLIVLLALTVSACSSSSDSPTASTDHCSPPGVGAATAAPTNLDAAAGAGAEDRYTTATVTPLDQIDTAKLNLIKPGVITVGTLGDAPPSICVNSENQYTGYDNELLKAVADKLGLKVEFVGTEFAGLLSQVAGRRFDVGSSSITTTDERRNTVGFTNGYDFGYFSLVVPNGSPITGFGDLNASTRIGVVQGTVQDDYVVNTLKLDPVKFPDYATAYANLKTGQIDAWIAPSQQAEGTIAPGDPASIVENTFSVNNFVGWAVNKENQPLIDALNSGLDAVIDDGTWAQLYSEWVPRELPEGWKPGSKAAVAPELPDFAAIAAANPADGTETATYQPKSTLEQLKDTFFNWELYKKAFPDLLKTGLPNTLVLALASGVIGTALGMMLAVAGLSRTRWLRWPARIYTDIFRGLPAVVIILIIGLGVGPIVKGITGSNPYWLGVAALSLLASAYIGEIFRSGIQSVEPGQLEASRALGFSYRKSMSLVVIPQGVRRVLPALMNQFIALIKDSSLIYFLGLLVTQRELFAVGRDLNAQTGSLSPLVAAGLFYLALTIPLTHLVNYIDHRLRTGRADTSGTLDPLEQSIVVERG from the coding sequence ATGCTTTCCTCCGTCTCAGCGAAGATCCGCTCAGTGGCGGCACTGCTTCTCATCGTTTTGCTGGCACTGACCGTGTCTGCATGCTCGAGTAGCTCCGATTCGCCCACAGCTTCGACAGATCACTGCTCACCACCCGGAGTGGGCGCGGCTACAGCGGCGCCCACCAACCTCGATGCTGCCGCCGGAGCCGGTGCCGAAGACCGGTACACCACGGCCACAGTTACCCCGCTCGATCAAATCGACACCGCGAAACTGAACCTGATCAAACCGGGAGTCATCACCGTCGGCACTCTCGGCGACGCACCCCCGAGCATCTGCGTCAACTCCGAAAATCAGTACACCGGATACGACAACGAACTGCTCAAAGCCGTCGCCGACAAACTGGGATTGAAGGTCGAGTTCGTCGGCACCGAATTTGCCGGTCTGCTCTCCCAGGTGGCCGGCCGACGCTTCGACGTCGGATCCTCCTCCATCACGACGACCGACGAGCGTCGTAACACCGTCGGCTTCACCAACGGCTACGACTTCGGCTACTTCTCTCTTGTTGTTCCCAACGGAAGTCCCATCACCGGCTTCGGCGATCTGAATGCGTCGACGCGCATCGGGGTTGTGCAGGGCACGGTTCAGGACGACTACGTCGTCAACACCTTGAAGCTCGATCCAGTGAAGTTCCCCGACTACGCGACCGCCTACGCGAACCTCAAAACCGGCCAGATCGACGCCTGGATCGCGCCGTCGCAGCAAGCCGAAGGCACTATCGCACCCGGTGATCCCGCCTCGATCGTCGAGAACACATTTTCCGTCAACAACTTTGTCGGCTGGGCTGTGAACAAGGAAAATCAGCCACTTATCGACGCTCTCAACTCGGGCCTGGACGCCGTCATCGACGACGGGACCTGGGCTCAGCTGTACTCCGAGTGGGTGCCGCGTGAGCTCCCCGAAGGTTGGAAGCCAGGATCCAAAGCTGCAGTTGCACCGGAGCTGCCTGACTTCGCGGCGATCGCTGCGGCAAATCCGGCCGATGGGACCGAGACTGCGACCTACCAGCCAAAATCGACACTCGAGCAGCTCAAAGACACGTTCTTCAACTGGGAGCTGTACAAGAAGGCGTTCCCCGATCTACTCAAGACCGGTCTTCCCAACACCCTTGTCCTGGCCCTCGCGTCGGGCGTGATCGGCACTGCATTGGGCATGATGCTGGCCGTCGCCGGACTCTCACGAACTCGTTGGCTTCGTTGGCCGGCCCGCATCTACACCGATATTTTCCGCGGACTACCTGCCGTCGTCATCATCTTGATCATCGGCTTGGGCGTCGGCCCCATCGTCAAGGGCATCACCGGTAGCAATCCGTACTGGCTGGGAGTCGCGGCGCTGTCGCTACTCGCGTCGGCATATATCGGTGAGATTTTTCGATCCGGCATCCAGAGCGTCGAGCCGGGTCAGCTCGAGGCTTCTCGTGCGTTGGGCTTCAGTTACCGCAAATCCATGTCGCTGGTGGTCATTCCGCAGGGCGTACGACGCGTTCTGCCCGCGCTGATGAATCAGTTCATCGCACTGATCAAGGATTCGTCGCTGATCTACTTCCTCGGCTTGCTCGTCACTCAGCGTGAACTCTTTGCCGTCGGACGCGACCTCAATGCCCAAACCGGCAGCTTGTCCCCACTGGTTGCGGCCGGTCTTTTCTATCTCGCGCTGACGATTCCACTGACACACCTCGTCAACTACATCGACCATCGACTCCGAACGGGGCGCGCCGATACTTCCGGCACGTTGGACCCGCTCGAGCAGTCCATCGTCGTGGAAAGGGGCTGA
- a CDS encoding sensor histidine kinase, translating into MIVENFGRWNPTRAWRTASNVDKVRLYTRQSFFAIGLFFGGFGVCTEVMADQYLVAIFLGISAVAAIIAIARIPDLGGVVVESVRIPLAVMTVAALAATGIALVRGDDSGPYFWLAAVVAVPFAALVELRWLILAAAAITVGFVIAGRADIGVFVGSAVAFMTVTVQMSVWLLRMVTELDEARGAAAALSVAEERLRFSRDLHDVVGRALSAIAVKSDLAATLSRRGDDRAAQQMDEVRDLAQESLVEARELVRGYRSIALASELAGARSLLEAAGIATDIRGSADALPIELAESAAWVVREGVTNILRHSSAQRAVIEVAGGSVSITNDGAGRQRDSDGTGLNGLRERVEAVGGTLDVTRGGEDFTLTAYFSHPTKESR; encoded by the coding sequence ATGATTGTGGAAAACTTCGGACGCTGGAATCCGACCCGGGCATGGCGAACTGCGTCGAATGTCGACAAGGTTCGTCTCTACACGCGCCAGTCATTTTTTGCCATCGGTCTGTTCTTCGGTGGTTTCGGGGTTTGCACCGAAGTGATGGCGGATCAGTACCTGGTGGCGATCTTCCTCGGAATCAGCGCGGTGGCTGCCATCATTGCGATTGCTCGAATTCCAGACTTGGGCGGCGTTGTAGTGGAATCGGTTCGGATTCCATTGGCGGTGATGACTGTGGCCGCGCTCGCCGCGACAGGAATTGCGTTGGTTCGCGGCGACGATTCCGGCCCCTATTTCTGGCTCGCGGCCGTTGTCGCCGTACCATTCGCGGCGTTAGTCGAACTGCGATGGCTGATCCTGGCAGCAGCGGCGATAACCGTCGGATTCGTGATTGCGGGGCGGGCAGACATCGGTGTCTTCGTAGGCAGCGCCGTCGCATTCATGACCGTGACCGTGCAGATGTCCGTGTGGCTTCTGCGCATGGTCACCGAGCTCGACGAGGCACGAGGCGCGGCAGCGGCGTTGTCGGTAGCCGAAGAGCGTCTACGCTTTTCGCGCGATCTCCACGATGTAGTGGGTCGCGCGTTGTCGGCAATCGCGGTGAAAAGTGATCTGGCAGCTACATTGTCGCGCCGCGGCGACGATCGCGCAGCTCAGCAGATGGACGAAGTTCGTGATCTGGCACAGGAATCCCTCGTCGAGGCGCGGGAATTGGTGCGCGGCTACCGATCCATTGCGTTGGCGTCTGAATTGGCGGGAGCCCGGTCATTGCTCGAGGCTGCGGGAATCGCGACAGATATTCGTGGATCCGCAGATGCATTGCCGATCGAATTGGCCGAATCCGCAGCCTGGGTCGTTCGTGAAGGCGTGACCAACATTCTGCGACATTCGTCCGCTCAGCGTGCCGTCATCGAAGTGGCCGGTGGATCGGTCTCGATCACCAACGACGGCGCCGGACGACAACGGGACAGCGACGGTACAGGTTTGAACGGCCTGCGTGAGCGCGTCGAAGCGGTAGGTGGCACGCTCGATGTGACGCGTGGCGGCGAAGATTTCACGCTCACCGCATACTTTTCACACCCGACGAAGGAGTCTCGGTGA
- a CDS encoding ABC transporter permease → MNRIATLSRAEFTLLGRNRLLLFNAIVLPLIFPVGMLILSRDDGLSDAAVASGLEIFALFLLVFVVFYNLLSVYSTRRDELVLKRLRTGECSDAEILAGPAVPSWVLTGLLTVLVGVTVVVLGGRTPVNPILVFVAFIGGAAVFTALALITSAVTRNAEAAQITCMPILILASAGMSSIRNMVPDNIARILDFTPMAAVLDLVNLGWVGRTSSELTEAGAAASFADTFGAAGQPLLVMVAWIVGSVLIANVHFRWEPRS, encoded by the coding sequence ATGAACCGCATAGCAACACTTTCCCGCGCAGAGTTCACTCTTCTCGGCCGAAATCGACTGCTGCTCTTCAATGCAATCGTCTTGCCGCTCATCTTCCCCGTCGGAATGCTGATCCTCTCGCGTGACGACGGACTCTCCGATGCGGCGGTGGCGTCGGGCCTGGAAATCTTTGCGCTCTTCCTACTCGTGTTCGTCGTCTTCTACAACCTGCTTTCCGTGTACTCGACGCGGCGGGATGAATTGGTGCTCAAGCGTTTGCGGACCGGCGAGTGCAGCGACGCCGAGATTCTGGCCGGCCCCGCTGTCCCGTCGTGGGTTTTGACAGGGTTGCTGACGGTGCTTGTCGGCGTCACAGTCGTCGTTCTGGGTGGCCGTACCCCGGTCAATCCCATCCTGGTGTTTGTGGCATTCATCGGCGGTGCGGCAGTGTTCACCGCATTGGCGCTCATCACATCGGCAGTGACCCGCAATGCCGAAGCTGCACAGATCACGTGCATGCCGATCCTGATCCTGGCTTCGGCCGGGATGTCGAGTATCAGAAACATGGTGCCGGACAACATCGCTCGTATTCTCGATTTCACACCGATGGCAGCAGTACTGGACCTCGTAAATTTGGGATGGGTGGGACGCACGTCATCCGAGCTGACCGAAGCCGGCGCTGCGGCAAGTTTTGCGGACACCTTCGGTGCAGCGGGTCAACCGCTGCTCGTCATGGTTGCATGGATCGTCGGGTCCGTGTTGATCGCCAACGTGCATTTCCGCTGGGAACCGCGCTCGTAG
- a CDS encoding PhoX family protein: MAIKPLALFVKHDGMSSRASITCQYKCGNACSHEVPNNSQGEYFRDIARTALSRRGMLRGSGMAVLAVGAGSALVACSDSAEAAPGTGSAGSSGGSTGSTPAGTNFSAVAPNKADAVTVPTGYEESVVIRWGDAVLAGAPAFDFEKQTAAAQELQFGFNNDFAGLLPVDGAPNTYLLVVNHEYSTEPAMFRGYDAQNPTEEQVKIGWASHGLSVVQVKGESGSGKLVPEIGSNNRRITATTEFVVTGPAAGSDFLKTSADPTGTKVLGTLNNCSGGVTPWGTVLSGEENFNQYFANAEAVTDPVVAARLKRYGLAGGASERKWERFDKRFDLVAEPNEVNRFGYVVEVDPWDPSSTPIKHTALGRFKHEAATIYITSDGTVVAYSGDDERFDYMYKFVSSRKMQAGKSQAAMRHNMTLLDAGTLYVAKLSGNSTAEIDGTGKLPADGKFDGSGEWVAILRTGEDGKGESLVDGMSAEEVAVFTRQAGDKVGATKMDRPEDFEANPKSGKVYVALTNNTKRGVDSGAAADEPNPRNNNKNGQVLEITDNHAGTTFNWNLLLVCGDPATADTYFGGFDKTKVSPISCPDNLAFDPHGNLWISTDGNALKSNDGLFSVVLEGENRGETKQFLTVPIGAETCGPIVDEKRVIVCVQHPGETDGASVESPASHWPDGGSSQPRPSVIAAWKKDGSRIGS, encoded by the coding sequence GTGGCTATCAAGCCTTTGGCTTTGTTCGTCAAACATGACGGCATGTCTTCACGCGCGTCGATCACGTGCCAGTACAAGTGCGGGAATGCCTGCTCGCACGAGGTACCCAACAACTCGCAGGGCGAGTACTTCCGCGATATCGCCCGCACAGCTCTGAGCCGACGCGGCATGCTCCGCGGAAGTGGCATGGCAGTTCTGGCAGTGGGCGCCGGTAGCGCACTCGTCGCCTGTTCCGACAGTGCAGAAGCAGCGCCGGGAACCGGCTCTGCGGGTAGTAGTGGTGGCAGCACGGGCAGCACGCCTGCCGGCACCAACTTCTCCGCCGTCGCCCCCAACAAAGCGGACGCAGTCACTGTCCCCACCGGCTACGAAGAGAGCGTCGTCATCCGCTGGGGCGACGCAGTACTCGCCGGAGCTCCCGCATTCGACTTCGAAAAGCAAACTGCCGCAGCGCAGGAACTACAGTTCGGATTCAACAACGACTTCGCTGGGCTGCTTCCCGTCGACGGAGCACCCAACACCTACCTGCTGGTGGTCAATCACGAGTACTCCACCGAGCCGGCAATGTTCCGTGGATACGACGCCCAGAATCCCACCGAAGAGCAGGTCAAGATCGGCTGGGCCAGCCACGGACTTTCCGTCGTGCAGGTCAAGGGTGAATCCGGCAGCGGCAAGCTGGTTCCCGAGATCGGATCCAATAACCGACGCATCACCGCGACCACAGAATTTGTTGTCACCGGGCCCGCCGCCGGCAGCGATTTCCTCAAGACCAGCGCAGATCCCACCGGCACCAAAGTCCTGGGTACCCTCAATAATTGCTCCGGCGGCGTAACCCCTTGGGGCACCGTTCTTTCCGGTGAAGAGAACTTCAACCAGTACTTCGCGAATGCCGAAGCCGTCACCGATCCTGTTGTCGCGGCCCGCTTGAAGCGCTACGGCCTCGCCGGTGGTGCTTCCGAGCGCAAGTGGGAACGGTTCGACAAGCGCTTCGATCTGGTGGCAGAACCCAACGAAGTGAATCGCTTCGGCTACGTCGTCGAGGTCGACCCGTGGGATCCGTCGTCAACCCCGATCAAGCACACCGCGCTCGGCCGCTTCAAGCACGAAGCCGCCACCATCTACATCACTTCCGACGGAACAGTTGTCGCCTACAGCGGCGACGACGAGCGCTTCGACTACATGTACAAGTTCGTCTCCAGCCGAAAGATGCAGGCCGGCAAGAGCCAGGCGGCCATGCGGCACAACATGACTCTGCTCGACGCCGGCACGCTGTACGTCGCCAAGCTCAGCGGAAATTCGACCGCCGAGATCGACGGAACCGGCAAGCTCCCCGCCGACGGTAAGTTCGACGGCAGCGGCGAATGGGTTGCCATCCTGCGCACCGGCGAAGACGGCAAGGGCGAATCGTTGGTCGACGGCATGAGCGCCGAAGAAGTCGCCGTATTCACACGTCAGGCCGGCGACAAGGTCGGGGCCACCAAGATGGACCGTCCCGAAGATTTCGAAGCAAACCCGAAGAGCGGCAAAGTGTATGTGGCACTGACCAACAACACCAAGCGTGGCGTCGACAGCGGTGCGGCCGCCGATGAGCCGAACCCCCGCAACAACAACAAGAACGGTCAAGTTCTCGAGATCACGGACAATCACGCCGGAACCACCTTCAACTGGAATCTCCTACTGGTGTGCGGAGATCCGGCTACCGCCGACACCTACTTCGGCGGCTTCGACAAGACCAAGGTCAGCCCCATCTCCTGCCCCGACAACCTTGCCTTCGATCCCCACGGCAACCTGTGGATCTCCACCGACGGCAATGCACTGAAATCCAACGACGGACTGTTCAGCGTCGTCCTCGAAGGCGAAAACCGCGGTGAGACAAAGCAGTTCCTCACCGTCCCCATCGGAGCCGAGACCTGCGGCCCCATCGTCGACGAGAAGCGCGTCATCGTGTGCGTCCAGCATCCCGGTGAGACCGATGGTGCAAGCGTCGAGAGCCCGGCATCGCATTGGCCCGACGGTGGGTCGTCGCAGCCTCGCCCGTCGGTGATTGCGGCGTGGAAGAAGGACGGCTCGCGGATCGGCTCCTAG
- a CDS encoding ABC transporter ATP-binding protein — protein MKGDPVITVDGMSRRYSSGKDAFYAVRDLDLSVDEGQLFGLLGTNGAGKTSSLEVIQGLSRATEGTVRVLGMDPVRERRDLRPSLGIMLQKGGLPQDLTARESLSMWAGTCSNALPVDEVLERVGMRDRGDTRVKFLSGGEARRLDLACAIIGQPLVLFLDEPTTGLDPESRRNTWQLIADLKASGVTIMLTTHYLDEAESLCDQLAIMHRGSVVRRGTVAEVVADHPAQIKVNRPSLALPTLPGADMHTAGDSVVITTATVQETLTELLVWAQRNNVTLSGLDARAASLETVFLSIADQFDHHVKFEGASV, from the coding sequence ATGAAGGGTGATCCGGTAATCACAGTGGACGGTATGTCCCGGCGTTACAGTTCGGGGAAGGATGCGTTTTACGCAGTCCGTGATCTGGACCTTTCAGTCGACGAAGGTCAACTGTTCGGACTCCTCGGAACAAACGGTGCCGGAAAGACTTCCAGCCTCGAAGTGATTCAGGGGCTCTCGCGGGCAACCGAGGGAACAGTACGCGTTCTGGGTATGGATCCGGTGCGCGAGCGTAGGGATCTTCGGCCGAGTCTGGGCATCATGCTTCAAAAAGGCGGTCTACCACAGGATCTCACCGCACGGGAGAGTCTGTCGATGTGGGCGGGAACGTGCTCGAATGCACTACCCGTCGACGAAGTGCTCGAGCGAGTGGGCATGCGTGATCGCGGCGACACCCGCGTGAAGTTCCTCTCTGGCGGCGAAGCGCGTCGTCTCGACTTGGCTTGCGCGATCATCGGTCAACCACTGGTGCTGTTCCTGGACGAGCCGACGACGGGACTCGACCCCGAAAGTCGCCGTAACACCTGGCAATTGATTGCCGATCTGAAGGCGTCCGGTGTCACGATCATGTTGACGACGCACTATCTCGACGAGGCTGAGTCTCTGTGTGATCAGTTGGCGATCATGCACCGGGGATCGGTGGTGCGGCGTGGGACGGTTGCGGAGGTGGTCGCAGATCATCCGGCTCAGATCAAAGTGAACCGGCCTTCTCTTGCGCTTCCCACACTGCCGGGAGCCGATATGCATACCGCAGGCGACAGCGTTGTGATCACGACGGCCACTGTGCAGGAAACACTCACCGAACTCCTGGTCTGGGCCCAGCGAAACAACGTGACACTGTCTGGGTTGGACGCTCGCGCAGCATCGCTGGAAACCGTATTTCTCTCCATTGCAGATCAATTCGATCACCACGTGAAGTTTGAAGGGGCGTCGGTATGA